Genomic segment of Juglans microcarpa x Juglans regia isolate MS1-56 chromosome 7S, Jm3101_v1.0, whole genome shotgun sequence:
AGTAGCATCGGTCATGCAAACTACTTTACCTTACTATCTGAAGCCATTACCAGAAAAAGAATGTTGGTCACTTTTTGTAAGACATGCGTTTCGTGGCAGTATCCATCCAGAGCTAGAAGCAATTGGAAGACAGATCGTGGAAAAATGCAAAGGTCTGCCTTTAGCAGTCAAGACAATTGGAGCTCTCTTGTGGTCTAAAGTAGATGCTGATgattggaataaaatattaaagagcGAGGTGTGGGACATGTCGACTGAAATTATTCCTGCTCTAAGattaagttataaatatttgCCCTCACATTTAAAGCGATGCTTTGCTTATTGTTCGATATTtccaaaagattattttttcacaaaaaagaaattagtccTATTGTGGATGGCagaaggtttcttgaaaaaatctaaAGACAAAACAATGGAGCAAGTCGGTCATGATTACTTCTCTGATCTGGAATCGagattgttattatttaaacaatcaAGTCCTGCGTTTGATCTAGATTTTGGAATGTTTGGTTCAAGATTCGGAATGCATGATCTTGTCAACGACTTAGCAAGATTTGTATCTGGGCAATTTACCTTTAGATTGGAGGGTGGCAATTCGCTCCAAGTTACGAACAAGACTCGTCACTTATCAATTGTTGAAAACATCCCAAAGACGTTAGAGGCACTTTACAAGGCCAAGGGGTTGCGCACTTTTCTCCCAATAAATTCTGCTTTTTGGAATGGAACACTCCCACATGATTCGTTGCCCATGTTGAGATTCTTACGAGTGCTTTCCTTAGTAAGGAATAGAAATTTAACTGAGTTGCCTGATTCAATTGGCAAAATTAGACATCTACGATATTTGGATCTCTCTTTAACACGAATTAGAAAACTACCTGATTCTATATGTAAATTGTGCAATTTGCAAACATTGGGATTACAGAATTGTCTGTATCTTACTGCATTGCCTAGAGATATGCATAAACTCGTTAGTTTGCgtcatctttttttaaatggaagtGCCATAACAGAGATGCCGTTACAACTGGGTAGACTAAAATGTCTACAGACTTTGGATATATTTGTTGTCAACAAACATTGCGGATCAAGCAATATTGGGGAGTTGGGGAAGCTTGAATATATTGGGGGGAATCTCTCTATTGAGAACCTCCAAAATGTCAAATCTCCTGTCTATGCTTTGGATGCAAGCTTGAAGGATAAGAAGCACCTTGAGGGCTTCACGCTGAGATGGGACGCTACAAGTAGCAATATTTCAGACAGTGATCAAATAACTGTATTGGAGAATCTCCGACTCCATACAAACTTGAAAAGTCTCAATATCGACAATTATGGTGGTAAGAGCTTTCCGAATTGGATCGCTCATCATTCGTTCTCTAAGATAGAATCTATTAATCTCTACAATTGTAAATATTGCCACATCTTGCCATCATTTGGACAACTACACGCTCTCGAGAGCCTCTACATCATTGGGTTTCATGGAATTGCTAGAGTGGGTATGGAGTTCTATGGTAGCGATTCTTCTACGTTTAAGCCATTCGTAGCCTTGAAAGTTCTAAAGTTTGAAGACATGCCAGATTGGGTAAATTGgttatgttttgattctgaaaaTGAAGGTGAAGCTTTTCCTCGTCTTGAAGTGCTTCATATTGTTAAGTGCCCCAAGCTAACAGGAGGGTTGCCCATCCATCTTCCTTCTTTAGCCAAACTTAAGATTGTTGAATGTTCGCAGCTGGAGGCCTCACTCCCAAGGTCTCCTACTCTACATCAATTGCAGTTAACAAATTGTAATAAGGTTCTATTAAATGAATTGTCATCTGGATTGCGAAAACTAGTACTTAAAGGATCTGATGCATTACAGTCCCTACCAGAGGGAGTGATGGATTCCAGCAGTCCTCTTCAAGAATTGGAAATCGATGGTTGTTGCTCGCTCATGTTACTTTCCGATGATGGTCTACCCTCCACATTAGAAACTCTTAAGATCTCAGACTGTAAGAAGTTAGAATTCCCAGTGCACTTCAACTATTCATCCCTCAAACTGTTGTACTTGAAAAATAGTTGTGATTCTCTTAGGTGCTTTCCCATAAACTTAATCGCAGATATCGATGTTTTCACCATCGAGGGATGTGAGAATCTGGAGTCTCTTACTGATTCAGAACAACATGATAGTGATTTAGCCGCCTCGATTATAAGAATCAAGAATTGCCCTAATTTCGTATCATTTCCAGATGGAGGATTGCGTGCCCAAAAACTGAAAacatttgagataggtgattgtGGGAGTTTAAGGACGTTGCCTGACAAGATGCACCTACTCCTTCCATCTCTTGAGTCACTATCTATCAGCAAGTGTCCAATGCTGCAATCATTTGGTGAAGGGGACTTGCCTACCAATTTAAAATCGATTTTCATCGAAGATTGTGACATACTTGTTGCCTGTCGAACGACATGGGGTCTGCAAAAACTCCACTCTCTTCAAAAATTGTCAATCCATGGCAAATGCGAAGATGTGGAGTCTTTTCCAGAGCCGGCGTTGCTGCCCATGACTATGACCCGTCTTGCCATCTCTAGATTTTCAAATATGACATCTCTAGACAAGAAGGGCCTTCAACACCTCACCGTTCTTGAAGACTTGTATATCTGTAACCTCCCAAGGCTTAAGTTCATGCCAGAAGAGAGATTGTTCGACTCCATTTCTACTCTGATCCATCTTACCATCGGTGAAATTCCAAATATGATATCTTTGGACAACTTGGGCCTTCAACACCTCACGTCTTTGGAGACGATGGAGATCTATGATTGTCATAATCTGAAGTTCTTGCCAAAAGATGGGTTTCCTGCCTCCATTTTTACTCTAGAGATCGTCAGATGTCCACTGTTGGAGAAACAGttgcaaaataaaaaaggaaaagaatggcGCAAGGTCGCTCACATCCCTAATAAAGTGATTTGAATGGCTTCTTCTAAAAGCCAAACATATGAACTACATTCACCTTTCAAAGCAAGGTATTTCTTTTCCCAAccatttatcattataatttgattacaaaaatagatttctttataaaaaaaaaaaaaaaaaaaaagacctattatttttgtacacttttcctttttgttttttatagatGACATTGCatgaaacttatatatttaggcattattcttttattgttttatattgtATGTTGGTTTCTTTCAGTTGCATGCATGCGTCTCAACAAATCTCAGTTTGACGTGAAATGTGATAttgtaaaacaatttttattataaaatagatgtaaCCTATAGTATCAATCTCATTCtcagtttatttttctgattttcatttattgttatattaaaaaattatttgtatttttctcgTCAGATATCAGTTGAAGAGATTAACACGATTGCATCTCACACGTGGAGATCAGatagaaagaaaatcaaagtcTAAAAGGTAGGTGTTGGAAAGAATTCGACGGAGATAGGGAGAGTCAAATCCAGAGTTTGTGAGAAGAAGAGTTCAATTgatcaaattcaatttaaagTCCAATAATGTGGCTTGATTATGGCTGTTAGTCACGGCTTAGTTCTGCTTTTAGtgtcttaaaaatataatctgcTGTGAAACACATTTGCTTTTGTTTATTAGGTTGTGCATGTATTTGTATCTCACATGCATCTCTATGGGCTCCTTGTAGATCATTCGGTTGCGGGTGGCTCTTCCAAAATGGTGGTTGGGCCATGGCATGATGTGATTCCTGAGCAATATTTATAGGTTCCAGATCAGTCTCTtgtatttcctttttttcttttcttttttttttatttctttctaaaaagaaaaattacagatcagtacatatttttaatttccttttacaTTGAGTAtaaatcaatattattaaatcagGACATGTCAACTTTTCAATCGAGTAATTTGACATATCATCTATTAGTGTCAACAAGTCAAGTAAAAAGAATGAGTTAATTTCAATAActaaataaagtcattttttaaCAATCTAATTTCAATTCAACCTACTTATATGGTTGTAAAATAGTAGGAATttgatttcaactttttttttttcttttgggaaaaGAACTACTTAAGAGTTCCCTAACAAGATTGTCAGCCCATCCATCCCTTTCTTCATATATGTGTGAATTAGATGGCATGTTGAACGATGGTTCCACCTGTTTgtagtattttcttttgttctttcttaaggctaagcaaaaatttaaaatttcgaCGGTTGGTGTTGGGACCGGGCGGGGGCAGGTTGTTGGCGGGTCTGTAGTGGGTGCGCTGCACCTCTGGTTGTGTTGGAACTGGATGTGGTGATTGTGGTGGTAGAAGTTGTTTAAAAACTACGCATGGGTATCAAAATGTAGTTATTATCTATagtttttagataaaatatccTTGCATGACATATATAGTATTGTTTGGATGAATGCTCCTATATCTAACAAAAACAATACGCGCATTTGCGTGTacaaatgatatattaatttgaaaactcaaaacatttggATGAATGACGTACACCCCTGCAGTTTTGCGCTACTCAAAACGTCAAACTGTGATGGTAGGGATTGTGAGAAGTACTTGGGGTTGCCCCTAGTTATTGGAAGGTCCAAATACCACACTTTCAGAGGCATAAAGGAAAGGGTTTGgagaaaaatcacaaattggaaaaacaactttttgtcAACTGCAGGAAATGAGGTGTTAATTAAGGCTGTTCTTCAAGCTGTCCCAACCTATACTATGAGTGTCTTTCTGCTCCCAAAAAGACTCTGTCATGAGCTTAACAGTATGTTTGCCAAATTCTGGGGGTGCAATCAGAAAACCAGAAAAGGGGTACATTGGAGTAGTTGGGAAAATttgggaaaacaaaaacaaaaaggagggCTTGGGTTTAGAAATGTAGAGTGTTTCAACTTAGCATTACTAGCCAAGCAAGGATGGAGATTTTTGAATAATCCTTCGAGTTTAGTGGCTCAGATTTACAAGCAGAAATACTTTAAAGACTCATCCTTCCTAAGTGTCAAGTTGGGCAGCAGACCTTCACAAATCTGGAAAAGTGTCTGGCAGGCTTCTGATCTGATAAAGGAAGGTTTGAGGTGGAGGGTGGGAAATGGAAGAAGTATTAAAATTTGGGGGATAAATGGCTAACAACTCCTTCATCTTTCAGAGTTCAATCCCCAGTTTCAAGATTGAATGAGGAGGCAAAGGTCGAGGAATTGATTATGCAAGAGGAGAAGGTATGGAATGAAGCCTTGATCCGAGATTTATTTGGTGTGGATGAGGTGAACCAGATTCTTAGCTTACAATTGAGTAGGATGGATTGTGAAGACAAGCTGGTATGGGGCCCTTCTAATAAAGGTCAATTCTCAGTAAGAAGTGCTTATTATCTTGAACTAGAAAGGAAGAGAAGTCTTAAAGGTGAATCTTCAAAGGAGATGGAAGATGACCAAAGATGGGTTAAGATATGGCAACTGGATGTACCAGGGAAAGTCAAACAGTTTTTGTGGAGAGCTGGGAACAATTTTCTAGCCACTAGAGCTAATTTGTTGAGCAAGAAACTGGTAAAGAATGATGCATGCCCAATATGCAAGGAGCAAAAGGAATCTGTTATACACGTGTTGTGGCAGTGTGTTGCTACTAATGATGTCTGGTGTAAGACTTACTCTAAAATCCAAAAGTGGAAAACCAATGAGGGTAACCTGCTGGAACTGCTTGAGAAACTGATGCAGAAATTAGCTAAAGAGGAAATGGAGGAAGTGGTTTTGATTATGTGGAACATATGGATAAGAAGAAACCAGCttgtttttgaaaacaaattcataTCCCCTGGCCAGGTTATCAATGCAGCAAGAGAACAGATTAGAGATTTCAAAATGGCTCAATCAGAGATAGAGAAGAAACTTCATAGCAGCAATATAGGGAGACCAACGAGATGGCAGAAACCTAATAAAGGACAGGTGAAGGTTAATTGGGATGCATCTCttgataaaaaaatggaaaaaatgggCATTGGCATAGTTATAAGGGATGAAATGGGGGAAGCACTAACAGCCTGCtgtgataaaaagaaatatgtgCAACACCCTGCAACAGCAGAATGTATGGCACTTTGGAAAGCTATGGAGATCAGTAGGGACCTTGGTTTTCATAGAGTAATGTTCGAGGGTGATGCACAAAATATTGTGAAAGCTATCAATGAAGACAATACTAATTATCCAATCTATGG
This window contains:
- the LOC121240810 gene encoding putative disease resistance RPP13-like protein 1, whose amino-acid sequence is MAELAGIFLSPLLQAFFERVTSREFVYFFRREKLDQALLNKLKIALLSVNAVFEDAEEKQVVNPNVKEWLDELKDTIYDAEDTLDEIDTEVMRCELDAEFHTTTSKVRTAISTSLKVPFVKKIEPKIKQVLDRLEYLVSQKNNMGLKEGVQGNPSERLPTTSLVEESGICGREDDKEKIINSLFSDDVSGNKLFVIAIVGMGGLGKTTLAQLVYNDESVKEHFDLKAWACVSDDFDVFKVTKAILEGVDSSANGDGKTLNWLQTTLKESLTGKKFLLVLDDVWNDNYINWEVLSNPFRFGAQGSRVLVTTREERVASVMQTTLPYYLKPLPEKECWSLFVRHAFRGSIHPELEAIGRQIVEKCKGLPLAVKTIGALLWSKVDADDWNKILKSEVWDMSTEIIPALRLSYKYLPSHLKRCFAYCSIFPKDYFFTKKKLVLLWMAEGFLKKSKDKTMEQVGHDYFSDLESRLLLFKQSSPAFDLDFGMFGSRFGMHDLVNDLARFVSGQFTFRLEGGNSLQVTNKTRHLSIVENIPKTLEALYKAKGLRTFLPINSAFWNGTLPHDSLPMLRFLRVLSLVRNRNLTELPDSIGKIRHLRYLDLSLTRIRKLPDSICKLCNLQTLGLQNCLYLTALPRDMHKLVSLRHLFLNGSAITEMPLQLGRLKCLQTLDIFVVNKHCGSSNIGELGKLEYIGGNLSIENLQNVKSPVYALDASLKDKKHLEGFTLRWDATSSNISDSDQITVLENLRLHTNLKSLNIDNYGGKSFPNWIAHHSFSKIESINLYNCKYCHILPSFGQLHALESLYIIGFHGIARVGMEFYGSDSSTFKPFVALKVLKFEDMPDWVNWLCFDSENEGEAFPRLEVLHIVKCPKLTGGLPIHLPSLAKLKIVECSQLEASLPRSPTLCQLELTNFNEILLNELPSGLQKLVLKRSDALRSLQEGMMDSSSPLQELEIDGCCSLMLLSDDGLPSTLETLMISNCKKLEFPVHFNYSSLKELYLENSCDSLRCFLVKWQSNLKRSRI